Proteins from a genomic interval of Rattus norvegicus strain BN/NHsdMcwi chromosome 2, GRCr8, whole genome shotgun sequence:
- the Mccc1 gene encoding methylcrotonoyl-CoA carboxylase subunit alpha, mitochondrial isoform X2: MGVQSVAVYSEADRNSMHVDMADEAYSIGPAPSQQSYLAMEKIIQVAKSSAAQAIHPGYGFLSENMEFAELCKQEGIIFIGPPSTAIRDMGIKSTSKSIMAAAGVPVVEGYHGNDQSDECLKEHAGKIGYPVMIKAIRGGGGKGMRIIRSEKEFQEQLESARREAKKSFNDDAMLIEKFVDTPRHVEVQVFGDHHGNAVYLFERDCSVQRRHQKIIEEAPAPGIDPEVRRRLGEAAVRAAKAVNYVGAGTVEFIMDSKHNFYFMEMNTRLQVEHPVTEMITGTDLVEWQLRIAAGEKIPLSQEEIPLQGHAFEARIYAEDPDNNFMPGAGPLVHLSTPPPDMSTRIETGVRQGDEVSVHYDPMIAKLVVWASDRQSALSKLRYSLHQYNIVGLRTNVDFLLRLSGHSEFEAGNVHTDFIPQHHKDLLPTHSTIAKESVCQAALGLILKEKEMTSAFKLHTQDQFSPFSFSSGRRLNISYTRNMTLRSGKNDIIIAVTYNRDGSYDMQIENKLFRVLGDLSNEDGYTYLKSSVNGVASKSKFILLDNTIYLFSMEGSIEVGIPVPKYLSPVSAEGTQGGTIAPMTGTIEKVFVKAGDRVKAGDALMVMIAMKMEHTIKAPKDGRIKKVFFSEGAQANRHAPLVEFEEEEV; the protein is encoded by the exons ATGGGTGTACAATCTGTGGCTGTTTACAGCGAGGCCGACAGGAATTCCATGCATGTAGATATG GCAGACGAGGCGTATTCCATTGGCCCTGCGCCATCTCAGCAGAGCTACCTCGCAATGGAGAAAATCATCCAAGTGGCCAAGAGCTCTGCAGCACAG GCCATCCATCCAGGATATGgttttctttcagaaaatatGGAGTTTGCTGAACTTTGTAAGCAAGAAGGAATTATTTTTATAGGTCCTCCTTCAACTGCAATTAGAGACATGGGTATAAAGAG CACATCCAAGTCCATCATGGCTGCCGCTGGAGTACCTGTTGTGGAAGGTTACCATGGCAACGACCAATCTGATGAGTGCCTGAAAGAGCATGCAGGGAAAATCGGGTATCCTGTGATGATCAAAGCCATCCGTGGTGGAGGAGGAAAA GGCATGAGGATCATTAGGTCAGAAAAAGAATTCCAAGAGCAGCTAGAATCAGCCCGGAGGGAGGCAAAGAAGTCTTTCAACGATGACGCAATGCTGATCGAGAAGTTCGTGGACACGCCAAG GCATGTGGAAGTCCAGGTGTTTGGTGATCACCATGGCAATGCAGTGTACTTGTTTGAAAGAGACTGTAGTGTGCAGAGGCGACATCAGAAGATCATTGAGGAGGCCCCAGCG CCTGGTATTGATCCTGAAGTAAGAAGGAGGCTGGGAGAGGCTGCAGTCAGAGCTGCGAAGGCTGTCAACTATGTGGGAGCAG GAACTGTGGAATTCATTATGGACTCAAAGCACAATTTTTATTTCATGGAGATGAACACAAGGCTACAAGTGGAGCATCCGGTCACTGAGATGATCACGGGGACTGACTTGGTGGAGTGGCAGCTCAGG ATTGCAGCAGGGGAAAAGATCCCTTTGAGCCAGGAAGAAATCCCTCTGCAGGGCCATGCCTTTGAGGCCAGAATCTATGCAGAGGATCCTGACAATAACTTCATGCCAGGAGCTGGACCATTAGTTCACCTCTCTACCCCTCCGCCAGACATGTCTACAAGGATCGAAACTGGAGTACGGCAAG GAGATGAAGTCTCGGTGCATTACGACCCCATGATCGCAAAGCTGGTGGTGTGGGCCTCAGATCGCCAGTCAGCCCTGTCAAAACTGAGATACAGTCTTCATCAGTACAAC ATTGTTGGCTTGCGCACCAATGTGGACTTCCTGCTCCGGCTCTCCGGCCACTCAGAGTTTGAAGCTGGGAATGTACACACTGACTTCATCCCTCAACACCACAAGGACCTGCTGCCCACTCACAGCACCATAGCCAAGGAATCTGTGTGCCAGGCAGCCTTGGGGCTTATcctcaaagagaaagaaatgaccaGCGCTTTTAAACTCCACACTCAAG atCAATTCTCTCCGTTTTCATTCAGCAGTGGGAGAAGACTGAATATCTCTTACACCAGGAACATGACTTTAAGAAGTGGTAAAAACG ATATAATCATAGCTGTGACGTATAACCGAGATGGGTCATATGACATGCAG ATTGAAAATAAGTTATTCCGAGTCCTGGGCGATCTTTCCAATGAGGATGGCTATACCTACCTGAAGTCTTCTGTTAATGGAGTAGCCAGTAAATCCAAGTTCATCCTCCTGGACAACACCATCTACCTGTTTTCTATG GAAGGCAGTATTGAAGTTGGCATTCCAGTACCCAAGTACTTGTCTCCAGTGAGTGCAGAAGGAACTCAGGGAGGCACCATCGCTCCCATGACTGGAACCATTGAAAAG